A window of the Lepisosteus oculatus isolate fLepOcu1 chromosome 14, fLepOcu1.hap2, whole genome shotgun sequence genome harbors these coding sequences:
- the LOC138242836 gene encoding uncharacterized protein isoform X1 — translation MAEQRQGCHTETWGRSHRNVLTEVDVTLKGRRGATDTEALSKDSSSASQPITRQETETQLWNYPKGPERDLQKDRAWTSSLAAHIPHCSPPHTPPHPPPGTPAHPGLTPAALWRLREGLQVELEGLLQEEEIRVRTWAQNMISSIQLDCLALYNEVLPDFESEGLGTGIMKQDNYEEVKEALKSYFENTMVRCDLSEVDKCFRQAAAELDLILQKYLGDVVAEVCE, via the exons ATGGCCGAGCAGAGACAAGGGTGTCACACCGAGACCTGGGGCAGATCCCACAGGAAT GTCTTGACAGAGGTGGACGTGACCCTGAAAGGCCGGAGAGGGGCAACCGATACTGAGGCTCTGAGCAAAGATTCGTCCAGT GCCAGCCAGCCAATCACCAGGCAGGAGACCGAGACCCAGCTGTGGAACTACCCTAAGGGCCCGGAGAGGGATCTGCAGAAGGACAGGGCATGGACCTCCTCCTTGGCAGCCCACATACCCCATTGCTCGCCCCCTCACACACCCCCTCACCCACCCCCTGGTACACCCGCTCACCCGGGCCTGACCCCAGCGGCCCTGTGGCGGCTCAGGGAGGGCCTGCAGGTCGAGCTGGAGGGGCTGCTCCAGGAGGAGGAGATACGGGTGCGGACCTGGGCTCAGAACATGATATCATCGATCCAGCTGGACTGCCTGGCGCTGTACAATGAAGTCCTGCCTGACTTTGAATCAGAGGGATTG GGCACAGGAATCATGAAGCAGGACAACTATGAGGAGGTGAAAGAGGCGCTGAAATCCTACTTCGAAAATACAATGGTCAGGTGTGACTTATCCGAGGTGGACAAGTGCTTCCGCCAGGCTGCAGCCGAGCTTGACCTTATCCTGCAGAAGTACCTGGGAGATGTTGTGGCCGAGGTCTGTGAATAG
- the LOC138242836 gene encoding uncharacterized protein isoform X2 gives MAEQRQGCHTETWGRSHRNASQPITRQETETQLWNYPKGPERDLQKDRAWTSSLAAHIPHCSPPHTPPHPPPGTPAHPGLTPAALWRLREGLQVELEGLLQEEEIRVRTWAQNMISSIQLDCLALYNEVLPDFESEGLGTGIMKQDNYEEVKEALKSYFENTMVRCDLSEVDKCFRQAAAELDLILQKYLGDVVAEVCE, from the exons ATGGCCGAGCAGAGACAAGGGTGTCACACCGAGACCTGGGGCAGATCCCACAGGAAT GCCAGCCAGCCAATCACCAGGCAGGAGACCGAGACCCAGCTGTGGAACTACCCTAAGGGCCCGGAGAGGGATCTGCAGAAGGACAGGGCATGGACCTCCTCCTTGGCAGCCCACATACCCCATTGCTCGCCCCCTCACACACCCCCTCACCCACCCCCTGGTACACCCGCTCACCCGGGCCTGACCCCAGCGGCCCTGTGGCGGCTCAGGGAGGGCCTGCAGGTCGAGCTGGAGGGGCTGCTCCAGGAGGAGGAGATACGGGTGCGGACCTGGGCTCAGAACATGATATCATCGATCCAGCTGGACTGCCTGGCGCTGTACAATGAAGTCCTGCCTGACTTTGAATCAGAGGGATTG GGCACAGGAATCATGAAGCAGGACAACTATGAGGAGGTGAAAGAGGCGCTGAAATCCTACTTCGAAAATACAATGGTCAGGTGTGACTTATCCGAGGTGGACAAGTGCTTCCGCCAGGCTGCAGCCGAGCTTGACCTTATCCTGCAGAAGTACCTGGGAGATGTTGTGGCCGAGGTCTGTGAATAG